The genomic interval GCCTTGGTGCCCCGTATGCCAAACGTGCCAGGTTTTGCCATAGCTGTTCATTTTCTTCTTCATCAGTGCATGTTCGGCAGCGGCTGGCAGTCCTGGCGCAACCAGCTGGCCGGACAGGATTTCGCCATTATGCGGATGCCAGTATTTCCGTTCCTCCTGGGGCAGGCTATTGAATAGCTTCTCGGAAATAATATATTCAACCCCATTCATGTTGGCGCTTTTTGTATTGCTATCGAAGAGCACGCATTGCGCGAAGTCCTCGTTCATCTGATGGCAGTAATGGTGTGCCTCCATCTGGATTTCCGGTTTAGCTTTCATTGGATGAAATCCATTCAGATACACATCGAATCCTTTGAGGGGAGAATTGCTCTGCAAGATCTTCGCGCCTGCCTCGAGCATCCTGGTGTCGCCATATTTTGCCTCGCCTGCCGGATTGGTCTTGGGCGGCGATCCGGACTGCGCCGCCGCTACGCCTCCGCTCCCGAGTCCGACTGCATACACTGCATACACTGCCGCAGCCACATACGCATTTAATTTCATGTCGAGCTCCTCTGGTTTACATTCATCTTCCGTACATTTCCAAGGAATAGCAGCGCAGGCGGCAACCGCGGTGTCGCTGAAACATTGATGATTTTCGCTGTGCGGCGCTGGGGCCAGCATGGGCGCTGCCTGGGAAATATT from Massilia sp. Se16.2.3 carries:
- a CDS encoding OBAP family protein, whose amino-acid sequence is MLAPAPHSENHQCFSDTAVAACAAIPWKCTEDECKPEELDMKLNAYVAAAVYAVYAVGLGSGGVAAAQSGSPPKTNPAGEAKYGDTRMLEAGAKILQSNSPLKGFDVYLNGFHPMKAKPEIQMEAHHYCHQMNEDFAQCVLFDSNTKSANMNGVEYIISEKLFNSLPQEERKYWHPHNGEILSGQLVAPGLPAAAEHALMKKKMNSYGKTWHVWHTGHQGEPGDKMPLGEAMLAWSFNREGEIMPGLGEARDKQLKVSTVEKRERRSDLRALAKPQSGVDDLKGKFPRPTKDIPGVVDQKASGPRASN